The proteins below are encoded in one region of Haematobia irritans isolate KBUSLIRL unplaced genomic scaffold, ASM5000362v1 scaffold_125, whole genome shotgun sequence:
- the LOC142242425 gene encoding uncharacterized protein LOC142242425, producing VLPSVRIEKAICNITDPEYARLDLCVVKSNKNNIRGLSMTLLLLKGPLTNCHVNTQLFHVPAKRSVLLTNRTWDLCKHLKTGRGSIPALFIIGLLKQFSNLNQTCPLG from the coding sequence GTATTACCATCTGTTCGTATTGAAAAAGCCATTTGTAACATAACAGATCCCGAATATGCCCGCCTTGATTTGTGTGTAgtgaaatcaaataaaaacaatattcgtGGCCTCTCAATGACACTTTTGCTTCTAAAAGGCCCCTTGACAAACTGTCACGTCAATACCCAACTGTTCCATGTACCTGCTAAGAGATCGGTTTTATTAACCAACAGAACATGGGATTTATGTAAACATTTGAAAACGGGTCGTGGAAGTATTCCTGCATTGTTTATTATAGGCTTACTAAAGCAGTTCTCAAATTTAAATCAGACGTGTCCATTGGGA